One Apis cerana isolate GH-2021 linkage group LG16, AcerK_1.0, whole genome shotgun sequence DNA segment encodes these proteins:
- the LOC108000410 gene encoding integrator complex subunit 1 isoform X2 encodes MDRGKAGIGRGAKNKIAQHPSDLFALGSKSSRNENSDVKRPGVIHSKASSSSSTSGNDRKKESSSGSLQSFQYIPQKKPKLAAHVSHQRPPFSSAEAWELVAIDSDPADFVPMVLEANDNDEGDKVIGIICGAIKTLKNQKWKPDTLVYMGLLYLAKIRPSMFSNDCILHALSSLLKRDQGHNYKTKGNPLVPVLAANLLMKGFHDKRNWPEIFVKLYIEDALGERVWVDHEECKGFVDNILTGFNTRHPPKSILQPELSVLTPRDCHSPSTVDDEDPGSSSVQFSGDKEKIEFPITPRYAHCIENIEFIVLEAVKEQLNRRQPESITKNFLKLLSSACGFVEIRNIAVPRLEVWLHNPKLMRPAQELLSYICYNCTSHTQRDVEVISQLVKMRLKTKAVINLYLNGVKELIGLHPENLSTILKHTIYNELSNARNQNNMPMLGVMFQTLPEQAAKLLAEIFQDLLMNREDYLRPLRALLREIVRVCRHDINLLTFARTLMSERQDIAQQLLNFEFKERVFISIADLLCLCMLLAISPQVKEAVALAQRGDKKDIALLHQFQNMVATIQFEAVLWLQNSAPQMYAIGKNELLHALHKILLLEPPEQYYKLDNWPPESDRVFYLRLISDVPLLQNTLLRLLLIGFSKENGITHSETLDLVDQLIRRAAANSTESFPTLQADKLDIIELIFNLCIYQPPGTINIPSNYVPPTLAISNLYWKGWIMLLILAAHNPSTIGAVAWKRYPILRTLMEMCITNHFSYPPPTMALPEIIEQERSKELQVEAIEKQEILEYESHLAAASTRIQISEQNSLLLSQLMTMEPTGIARRPPPAVLEQIQSLNMSHRLGHLLCRSRKPDFLLDIIQRQQQSSSQSMPWLADLVQNSEGSLSQLPVQCLCEFLLSTSAQAVEKQPRQQQLLVHLQMLLTDPEQDRQHAYEVLEYFLRRLSSQQTGSRLQAITGLKMVLGSIPTEEESMDIDGENEREIWLLRKLPSIPHFLSVRSLVSTALRGACQVENNPDLVHAYISYLAAHTTEDDLPDLTDLANEISQLVVERSTIIAAILPQPEIDSSQAKQTLHAFMVIFCNYLEKARSPRAEEYTWSESQDQILVQWSTGEECTMHILVVHAMIILLTYDSDDDVLFDVLLETWFPLNTEPPKAFLVDTSEEALLIPDWLKLRMIRSSVPRLIDAALKDLEPQQLVLFIQSFGIPVPSMTKLLHTLDAGVQIDPSSVGEAVLDKTYMAQLVEVQHRRGATGGLVFVQVLQLMEPQLPDENAITIGQLQEPLPLSAMVQKQSVIQSSVKTDVPHLINRLFIENISMNQKMDAYRRLHKTLAKDLQKYAKESGAVVLAIQHICSVLSSMQVKQFLASLVHMPQYSCTLMRVILLPLKKSSTSKQVIELARNMCLNLIQLIGDVKAPVLSILRDFANVQLTKTPKSIELTMLMQNRDPGSILESTDPVNLEAVGRKLLDICLKQQKTDVLVEAMARLLVNDSNEGILKPRTGLLIDWLASVEPELIGTCPTLQMKLLFGKTKIEMKIDNNIMSSHSFRPYLLTLLTHRASWATLYKCVGHLLDKCDNGYDPTAVLDFLWALTCNPKLWQGRDKFTPKHYVPENILLLHDEQLLTLVAYIVAEAVIIYNCQNRNTALARMDSRLDLLLHCISTDDHLVASVVKYLAERMMNDANIDSDMVHQFLLHMYMKIPKVICYLDTFQSKKFVGEAKITEWTGSVLDCMSHSLLTALAATPRQKSWNSRSQDFELCARKMAAVHPILVLRQLPMLASSLMGRCYLDFSQFRTGHHLNLFVQIMGLLELLQPHLFSDEHQIALEDTLENYFQCFQNYGPVKDLIPLLNRFITLLQAYISYDPQRALKYLQKHAQVLQYIIQI; translated from the exons atggaTCGTGGCAAGGCAGGAATTGGTAGAGGTGCAAAAAATAAGATTGCTCAGCATCCTTCTGATCTATTTGCACTTGGATCCAAAAGTTCACGTAATGAAAATTCTGATGTTAAAAGACCAGGTGTTATTCATTCTAAAGCAAGTAGTAGTTCTTCAACTTctg gaaatgatagaaaaaaggAGTCATCATCAGGATCACTTCAATCTTTTCAATACATTCCACAAAAAAAACCTAAACTTGCAGCGCATGTTTCTCATCAACGACCACCATTCTCAAGTGCTGAAGCTTGGGAATTAGTAGCCATAGATAGTGATCCAGCAGATTTTGTTCCTATGGTTCTGGAAgctaatgataatgatgaagGTGACAAAGTTATAGGAATTATTTGCGGTGCCATAAAAACACTTAAAAATCAGAAATGGAAACCTGATACATTGGTTTATATGGGATTATTGTATTTGGCAAAAATTCGTCCTTCTATGTTTTCAAATGATTGTATATTACATGCATTATCATCTCTGTTAAAACGAGATCAAggacataattataaaacaaaaggaAATCCATTGGTTCCTGTACTAGCagctaatttattaatgaaaggatttcatgataaaagaaattggccagaaatttttgttaag ttgtaTATTGAAGATGCTTTAGGTGAAAGAGTATGGGTTGATCATGAAGAATGTAAAGGTTttgtagataatattttaacaggaTTTAATACAAGGCATCCACCAAAAAGTATTCTACAACCAGAACTATCTGTCTTAACACCACGAGATTGTCATAGTCCATCTACAGTTGATGATGAAGATCCAGGATCTTCATCTGTACAGTTTTCtggagataaagaaaaaatagaatttcctATTACCCCTAGATATGCTCAttgtatagaaaatatagaatttattgttCTTGAAGCTGTAAAAGAACAATTGAATAGGCGGCAACCAGAGTCAATTaccaagaattttttaaagttacttTCTTCAGCCTGTGGTTTTGTAGAAATTAGGAATATTGCTGTTCCAAGATTAGAAGTATGGTTACATAATCCAAAATTAATGAGACCTGCTCAGGAATTATTGAGCTATATTTGTTACAATTGTACTTCTCATACACAAAGAGATGTTGAAGTTATAAGTCAATTAGTAAAGATGAGATTAAAAACCAAAGCTGTAATTAATCTATATCTAAATGGTGTAAAGGAATTAATTGGCTTGCATCCTGAAAATTTATctactattttaaaacatactATTTATAACGAATTATCTAATGCAAGAAATCAAAACAATATGCCAATGTTAGGAGTAATGTTTCAAACGTTACCCGAACAAGCGGCTAAATTACTTGCAGAAATATTTCAGGATTTATTAATGAACCGAGAAGATTATCTTAGACCTTTACGTGCTTTACTCAGAGAAATAGTACGTGTTTGTCGACacgatattaatttacttacttttgCACGTACATTGATGTCCGAAAGACAGGATATAGCGCAACAATTGcttaattttgaattcaaaGAACGAGTCTTCATTTCAATTGCAGATTTATTGTGCTTATGTATGTTACTAGCTATCAGTCCACAAGTTAAAGAAGCTGTGGCATTGGCACAAAGAGgtgataaaaaagatatagctTTATTACATCAATTTCAGAATATGGTAGCGACAATACAATTCGAAGCTGTATTATGGCTACAGAATTCGGCGCCACAAATGTACGCCATTGGAAAAAATGAACTTCTTCATGccttacataaaattttactgcTTGAACCACCAGAgcagtattataaattagataattggCCACCCGAATCTGATAGAGTGTtttatttacgtttaattTCGGATGTtccattattacaaaatacattGTTAAGACTACTTCTAATTGGTTTTTCAAAA GAAAATGGTATTACTCATTCAGAAACGTTAGATCTAGTAGATCAATTAATCAGACGAGCGGCAGCTAATTCAACTGAAAGTTTTCCAACATTACAAGCtgataaattagatataattgaacttatttttaatttgtgcaTTTATCAACCACCAGGAACTATAAATATACCATCAaa ctaTGTACCACCTACTTTggcaatatcaaatttatattggaaAGGATggataatgttattaatattagctGCTCATAATCCTTCTACTATTGGTGCTGTTGCATGGAAACGGTATCCTATCTTACGAACTCTGATGGAAATGTGTATCACGAa ccATTTTTCTTATCCACCACCAACAATGGCATTACCGGAGATTATAGAACAAGAACGCTCTAAAGAATTACAAGTTGAAGCTATTGAGAAGcaagaaatattagaatatgaaTCTCATTTAGCTGCTGCATCAACAAGAATACAAATATCAgaacaaaatagtttattattatcacaatTAATGACTATGGAACCAACTGGTATTGCAAGGAGACCACCTCCAGCAGTATTAGAACAAATTCAATCATTAAATATGTCTCACAGATTAGGGCATTTGCTTTGTCGATCTCGCAAAccagattttttattagatataatacaaAGACAACAACAAAGTTCATCTCAGAGTATGCCATGGCTAGCAGATCTTGTACAAAATAGTGAAGGATCTCTTAGTCAATTACCTGTACAATGtctttgtgaatttttattatctaccaGTGCTCAAGCTGTGGAGAAACAACCAAGACAACAACAATTATTAGTCCATCTTCAAATGTTACTAACTGATCCAGAACAAGATCGACAACATGCTTATGAAgtattagaatatttcttaAGAAGACTAAGCAGCCAACAAACTGGTAGTCGTCTTCAAGCAATTACAGGTTTAAAAATGGTACTTGGATCTATACCTACTGAAGAAGAATCTATGGATATAGATGGAGAAAATGAAag AGAAATCTGGCTTCTTCGTAAATTACCATCCATACCTCATTTCTTATCAGTACGATCTTTAGTTTCTACTGCTCTTCGAGGTGCGTGTCAAGTCGAAAATAATCCAGATCTTGTACATGCATACATATCTTATCTTGCTGCACATACTACAGAAGATGATTTGCCTGATTTAACTGATTTGGCTAATGAAATATCTCAATTAGTGGTTGAACGAAGTACAATTATAGCAGCTATTTTACCGCAACCAGAAATTGATAGTTCACAAGCTAAACAAACTTTACATGCATTCAtggtaattttttgtaattatttagaaaaagctCGATCTCCACGAGCAGAAGAATATACGTGGTCTGAGAGTCAAGATCAAATATTAGTACAATGGAGTACAGGAGAAGAATGTACTATGCATATTCTAGTTGTACATgctatgataattttattaacatatgaTTCTGATGATGATGTATTATTCGATGTTTTACTAGAAACATGGTTTCCATTAAATACAGAACCACCAAAAGCATTCCTCGTTGATACAAGTGAAGAAGCTTTACTTATACCAGATtggttaaaattaagaatgatTAGGAGTAGTGTACCTCGTTTAATTGATGCAGCTCTCAAAGATTTAGAACCACAACAATTGGTTCTTTTTATTCAGAGTTTCGGTATTCCTGTACCTTCAATGACTAAATTATTACACACGTTAGATGCTGGTGTGCAAATCGATCCGAGTTCAGTTGGCGAAGCAGTACTCGATAAAACGTATATGGCACAATTAGTTGAAGTACAACATAGAAGAGGAGCAACAGGTGGATTAGTTTTTGTACAAGTTTTGCAATTGATGGAACCACAATTACCTGACGAAAATGCGATAACCATTGGACAATTACAAGAGCCTTTACCTTTAAGTGCTATGGTTCAAAAACAATCTGTTATACAATCTTCTGTTAAAACGGATGTTCCACATTTAATCAATAgattattcattgaaaatatatcaatgaatCAAAAAATGGATGCATATCGTCGATTACATAAAACGTTAGCAAAAGACTTACAGAAATATGCCAAAGAAAGTGGAGCTGTTGTATTAGCAATACAACATATATGTAGTGTACTAAGTTCAATGCaggttaaacaatttttagctTCGCTTGTACATATGCCACAATATTCTTGTACTTTAATGCGAGTAATATTGTTgcctttaaaaaaatcatcgactTCTAAACAAGTAATTGAATTAGCTCGTAATATGTGTTTAAACTTGATACAATTAATAGGTGATGTAAAAGCACcagttttatctattttacgaGATTTTGCAAATGTGCAATTAACTAAAACACCGAAAAGTATAGAATTAACTATGTTGATGCAAAATCGAGATCCCGGATCTATTTTGGAAAGCACAGATCCAGTAAATTTAGAAGCAGTCGGacgtaaattattagatatttgtCTTAAACAACAAAAAACCGATGTTCTTGTTGAAGCAATGGCAAGATTATTAGTAAATGATAGTAATGAAGGTATTTTAAAACCACGAACTGGTTTACTAATTGATTGGCTAGCATCTGTTGAGCCGGAATTGATTGGAACATGTCCTACTCTtcaaatgaaacttttatttggaaaaactaagatagaaatgaaaattgataataatattatgagcTCACATTCATTTAGaccttatttattaactttattaacaCATAGGGCGAGTTGGGCAACTTTGTACAAATGTGTTGGacatttattagataaatgtGATAAtgg gtaTGATCCAACAGCtgttttagattttttgtGGGCATTAACTTGTAATCCAAAACTTTGGCAAGGCAGAGATAAATTCACACCAAAACATTATGttccagaaaatattttactattacatGATGAACAATTATTAACACTTGTTGCATATATAGTTGCAGAAGctgttatcatatataattgtcAAAATAGAAATACCGCACTTGCACGAATGGATTCTCGCCTTGACTTGTTATTACACTGTATTTCTACAGATGATCATTTAGTAGCTAgtgttgtaaaatatttggCTGAACGTATGATGAATGATGCAAA tattgaTTCTGATATGGTTCATCAATTCTtgttacatatgtatatgaaaatacCAAAAGTAATATGTTATTTAGATacatttcaaagtaaaaaatttgttggagAAGCAAAAATCACAGAATGGACAGGTTCTGTTTTAGATTGTATGAGTCATTCTTTGTTAACTGCTTTAGCAGCAACACCAAGACAAAAATCATGGAATTCTAGATCTCAAGACTTTGAATTATGTGCTCGAAAAATGGCTGCTGTACATCCTATTTTAGTGTTACGACAACTTCCAATGTTAGCATCATCACTAATGGGAAGATGTTATTTGGATTTTAGTCAGTTTAGAACAGGTCatcatttaaatctttttgtaCAAATAATGGGATTACTAGAATTATTACAACCACATTTATTTAGTGATGAACATCAAATTGCTTTGGAAGATAccttagaaaattattttcaatgttttcaa aattatgGTCCAGTAAAAGATCTCATACCACtcttaaatagatttattacattactgcaagcatatatttcttatgatCCACAAAgggcattaaaatatttacaaaaacatGCTCAGGTTCTTCA GTACATTATCCAAATTTAG